In the genome of Bremerella sp. P1, the window AGCAATTAGCTGCGTGTTGTGGATTCCAGTCGCCAGGTTGCCTTGGACTACATTCAGAAGTGTTCGATGGAGGCGATGTTCGGCTGAAGAGCCAACGCCAGAGGTTGCTTTTCTCGCGGCATCAAACGCTTCCTGATCGCGTCCCAGACGATGTAGGATCAACGAGGTCTGGTACCAGGCTTCCGCGGAATAGGGTTCCTGAGCGATTGCCAATTGATAGTCATTTAAGCGATCGCGGAATTCGAGTGGCGAACGATTGCTTGCCCGGATCATGAAAGATTCGGCGGATGGAGCTTGAACGATGATGCGATCGATCTCAAAGGAGCCTCCTTCCGCCGTCTGTGGAAGCAGGATGCCGCGTTCGGGATAGATCGTTCCGAGGTGACGCCCCGATGAGTCGCGCACCGCGGCAGGTTCGATTTTGGTGAGATTAAACTTCTGCTCTACCGCATCTAGCGACATCGGTTTGGCAGGGATTAGAAATACCGAGATGATCTGATCATTCTCGACCGCGATTTCAACTTTGGCGAAATCACCTTGGTGTTCGTACAAGCGAACGTGCTTATCTTGGTCAATGCGACGCTTGTGGGCGGGAGCGCCCCACTGGGCTTCAATTTGAGTCAGAGGTGTCTTGCCGGGAGCGATCTGCGTAACCGAGAACGACGGCGCTTCGACTTCTGCCGTCGCTGGATTCGATGGAACCACTGGCGGTAGCGAAGTATTCGCTTCGGGACGTGGTGTCTCGACAGGCTTTACCGACGGAGATGCTTGCGAGAATCGAGAGAGTGGTGCCTGACCTGTTGGGGCTGCTTCGACCTGGACTTTCGCGGTCGGATTGAGCGACGTGGTCGGTTCGTTAAATCGCGAAGTACCTTGGCGAGCCGCTGGATTGTCGATCTTCTCTTGGTGAATCCCATAAACGCGAAGAGGCCCGTTCGCAGTTGGTTGCGCGACTTGTGCGCCTTCGGGTGCGCGGACGGACACGCTCGTGTCTTGGTTGGGTGTTGGTGGTTCTTCTGCGGATGCCTGGCGAACGGCAGAAGTCTCAGGCGGTTCTCCGTCCGCGGTAAGCGATAGGGAGAAAGAACGCGAGGCGATCGGCCGGACAGGCTCGGTATGTTGTACCGGAGCTACATTTGTCTCGGCGACCGGCTGGTCGGATTCATCCAGGGTTAAGCGAATCGGTTCGGCGACAGCCCAACCGCATAAGGTGAGGATCAAAACCCCTGAACAGATCAGTTTGTGATTTGATGAAATACGCATGGTTTCCTCGGCCAGGCCAACCTGCTCCGTGCTTTCTTACCCGTCAGAGACAGTTCCAGGCGGGCGAGAGTATAGCTAGGCTTCGGATCTTTCCAAGATCAATTTTTGCTAGCACCCATGCGATGGGTTACTTATTTCGACGCAGTCGTTTCTTCGCGACGAAGAATGTCGAGCAAAAGATTCTGCGGAGGAGTGACCGTACGATGCCGATTCCAGGCCGCAGCGATCGTCCGGAACGGTTGGATCTTGCGAATCGGACGATACACACAAGTCTTGTCCGCAGGGTCGATCGCCATTTCTGGCAGTAGTGAAATCCCCACGCCCAGTCGAATAAGTTCCTGGATGGTCGAGATCTGGGCACTCTCGCAAACCACGTGGGGTTGGAACTCTTGCTGGCGACAGAAACCAAGGATCTGTTCTCCCAGGCAATGCACCTCGTGCAACAGGACGAACGGTTCCTGGCGGACCTGGTTGAAGGAGAGGGACGGCTTGTCGGCAAGTGGGTGTGAAGGAGGCAACGCGACCATGAGTGCCTCGCGGAACAAGGGCTCCACTTGAATGCGTGGGTCGTCAATCGGAAGCGCTAAGATGGCAACATCGAGTGTGCCTTTGAGCAGTCGATCGAGAAGGTGATCGGTATAGTCTTCGACCAGCGTGAGCGTGACCTGTGGCATCTCTTGGCGGAAGTGTTGAATGATCCCCGGCAGTTGAAAGGGAGCGATCGTTGGCAAAGCTCCGACTCGCAGGCTGATCGCCTCCGGACCCTCCGGCTTTTTGAACCAACCTTCGGCCGAGTCGACTTCCTTAAGAATTCGCCGAGCACGCGGTAACAATTCTTTCCCCGAGTCGGTAAGAACGACCGTTCTTCCCAGTCGGTCTAATAGCCTCGTCCCCAGTTCGCGTTCGAGCTTGGCAATCTGTTGGCTGAGCGACGGCTGGGTGACATGACACTGCTCGGCGGCACGGGTGAAGTTCTCAAGCTCCGCGACCGCGACGAAGTATCGGAGCTGATGAATTTCCATAGGTAACACTTATCGTCAGAATAGGAACAACGAATTTCCGTTATACCTGGATGCTCGCTATTCTGAAAGCTACCACCAAGGACGCGTCGGTCGGCCCTGTCGATGTGTGGGAACGGTGACCTTGTGCCGATCGACGCGTTCTTTTTCTCTTTGGGTAGCGGCCTCCTTAGGAATCAGCCGCTGGGACAGACCCAAAGAGGAAATTTATTTCTGATCCAGCATCCAGACAGGATGTTCTTTGCCGACCAGCTTCGGATTCTGAAGGAGCATCAGAGCTCGATCGCGAAGGCACTTGGTGGGCCCGTCGGATTGGCATTCCTCGACTTTGGAGATCCCGTCCAGCGTGTTGAGTGCTTCCAGGAAATTGCGTTCTTCGAACTGACGATAGGCTGCTTCGTAGTTCTGCCGCAATTGAGTCCAGCTGCCGGAAGCTCTGGCAGAGAGTTCATAGACCCGAACGGGATCGGGGATGTTGACGACTTTGATCGTTCCGAGGAAACGCGTCGGCATGTTCGTCGTTACGCCCAAACGAGTCGATTCGGTGATCAAGATCTCAGGCGGGTAATAGAGTGTTCCCGCTTCGTCGCGTTCCTGTTTGGGGCAGAACTGCTTCGTGGCTCCCTGGATTCGGCTGGCGATGTTCACCGTTGGGCCGAGCGGTCCCCACATGTACTTGTAGTCGGTTCCCTTCTTCCCTACGACGCAGTCGCCGGTATTGATCCCGATGGTCAAACCAAACGGCAGAAGCTCGTCCGGGATGCGATCGGACCACAATTGATTCAACTGATCGAGCTTGCCGATCATGTCGATCGCTGCCTGACAGGCCAGGTTGGGGTGTTCTGGTTGATGGTCGGGGGCACCCCACATCGCGACTAATTCGTCGCCGACATATTCCAGCAGAACCCCATCGTGACGAATCACACTTTCGGAGAGTTCTCCCAGGACTTCTCGTAACCACTGCAGGGTTTGCACCGAGCCTAACGCAGAACTGATCGTGCTGAAACCGCGAATGTCACAGAAGAGAACGGTTATATTCTCTTCGCGCGTTTCCAGGAGGGTCTCGTCGTAGAGAATACGATCGGCGATGCCCGGCGGGAAAAACTGAGCGAGGCAAACCTGTTGCTTGGCGGCCTCTTGTTCCTTCTTAAGTCGCTCGAGCCCGACGGTGAGGCAGTCGCGAATGACTTCGACGAACTTGACTTCACAATCGGCCATGATGTCGTCGCCAAGTTGGCCCGGCCGTTTCGATGCGTAGAGAGCACCGACGACACTCTCATGCGAAACCACCGGGGTCACCACGACGCGCTCTTGGGGATGTTCTTCCCCTTCGCCAGCTGGTGTCGACCACGTTTGTCGATTGGACCAGATGTACTCCAAAGCCTGGCTGTCGAAGACAGGACCTTCTATCTCAGCCGAGTCAGTTGCCGGCCAGGTCGCTTCGCATTGCCATTGATTGGCGAGTTGATCGAGTCCCAGGTACGAGCACGAGTCGAAATTGCCGAGCTTGCAGACATTCTCAGCGGCCGACGAGAAGAAATCGGGAGAGCTGGCTGCCTTTTCGAGCACGTCACTTACTGCACCCAAGATACGTTCGACATCGGCGCTGGACGGACCACTGGGCGTTGCGTAGCCATCTTCCAAGCGACTTTGTCGTATCATCATCGCCACGTCGGCCACGCTTTGCGAGATGTTCGTCGGGCTGTGTTCGGAATAGTTATGCTCGACGGGTGCGCCGTGACCGCTCAGTTGAATGGCTAAGTGGTCCCCGATCATCAGGCGAACAGGATTTTGGACCAGCTCACTGGTCACGAAAGTGCGGACTTGTTGATGGGCGATACGACCTTCCGAAGAAGGAGACATGGGAACTTCGTGATTGCCAATGTTCCCCACGCGGAGATAGTTGCCGGCCGCATCCGGGGCGATTTCGAGTGAGCGCCGCGAAATCTCACGCTGTTGGAACGACGTAATGATCAGCTTGCGATGGTCTGTGAACGTAATCGTTCGGAATGGGCCTGGGTCGCCTTTGGCAACATCTTGCCGACCAAGAATGATCCGCTGCTGGAGACCTAACTCGAAGACCTCTTGCCCCAACTGATCGTCATAGATCGGTTGCTGTTGACCATCGACGAAGATGCTCAGCGAGACGCCGGCAGGGCCTTGCGGTTCGTGTGGTCGGGGGTGAGGGTTATGCATTGCTGGCAGACGAAACGGTTCAAAATGTCATTCAATGGATCCGCCACTAATCATTATTCTTCGGCCTCGGTCCGTTCTAAAGCCTCAATCTTTCCATTTTATCGACGGATATCTTGCCCAAGTTTCTTAAGAATAACTGAAAGAATCCCAGAATTCCAACATGGAATTGGGGTTATACCACTTCGCTAAGCCGCGGTTGCCCCGCCCCCCGTCAGTGATTTTCGTTGGTGACGACCCAATAACGCGATAGAATGGCATTGAGCTTTCCATCGCACCGAAGACGCCACATTAAAGCAGCATGTGCCATGGATTTACTACGGTACCTATTCGGTTCGTCCAAGCGTGACCAATTCGCCGAGCGCCTGATGCATCGCGTCAAGCAAGCCGGGGAGAATCGCGAGATCCGCTACGAAAAGCAGGCGTACCAGTTTAGTTTCTTTGACCAGGGGGAACTGGCTGGCGTTGCCAATCTGGGCAACATCTTTCGGGAATACGACCGTCTTCCTGAGAACGAACAAGAAGCCTATCTAGGTCAAATTACCCGAGCCATTCTCTCGCATCACAAGTCGATTCCGGAAGAATTCGAGGACGCCCGGCCTGATATTTTGCCGATCGTTCGCAGTCGAGCGTACCTGGAAATTGGCAATCTAGAACGCCGTCTTCGCGGCGAACAACCAGCGGAATTCACCTCGACGATAGTAGGCGATCATTTGCTCGCTTTACCGATCTTCGATTTGCCTGAGGCGATGCGAACAATCGACGCCGACAGGATGAATCAATGGGGTCGATCGATTTATGAGCTTATGGAAGTCGCCCTGGAAAACCTCGATGAGATGGTCGCGGCGGTGACCGCGATCAACGATCGAGTTTTCCTCTTCCGCAACCAGGATCATTACGATGCCTCGCGGCTATTGCTAACTGACCGTATTCGTCAGCTCGACGTACAAGGCCTGCCGGTCGCGATGGTGCCGACCCGTGATTGTTTGATTGTCACGGGGGATGAAGATGAGATCGGACTGCAATTGATGCATGAACTTGTAGGCCAATATATCCACGACCCGCGCCCTATCAGCCTGACTCCATGTCGGTTGACGGACGAGGGTTGGGAGACATGGCTGCCCCCTTTTGGGCATCCCCAGCATGATGCATTTTGTGAACTGCACCTGCAGGGTCATGCAGCTGAATATCGCGAGCAACACGAAGCCATTGAGGTCGGCTTTGCTCAAACAGGACAAGAAGGTTTCGTAGCGAACTATTATCTGCACCGTGATTTGAAGACTCGACAGCTTCATTCGTATTGTGTTTGGCCCGAGTGCCCGCACGCGCTGCTGCCGAAGAGTGATGTCGTTGTTTTCATGGATAGTTCGCACATGAAACCGTTGGCAAGTGGAACATGGGAAGTGGTTCAAGCGGGACTGGGATCTCAGATGGAGGACCTGAAAACGTATCCACCACGTTATCGGGTGCTTGGATTTCCCAGTGAGGAAGCGCTACGGAAAATCGGTTCAATTCCTCGTTTTCGCCTATGAATTAAGGAGTTTTAGACCAGCAAGATATTGTCCAGAATGCTGTACTATGCGCTAAAGACGAACTACGATGAAACTGCTACTAGGCACGCGGCTTCGTTGATTGTCATGCATCTGGATTCACTACCGTAAAAGCCACCTACCCAATAGCCAAACTCATGAATTCGCACTGTGATCTCGGAAATTTGTCGGCTGGGGAGCTTCGAGAACTCTATCACGTTACGGAAGAGGATCTCGAATTGATCGTCGAATACGGCAAGATTGTAATGCCGCGTTTGGACACATTCATCAGTGAGTTCTACGAATGGTTAAGGACGCAACCAGAGTTTGATCTTTACTTCACTGACAACGCAACACTGCATCGGGTGCAGTCCCAACAGAAGCGATACTGGGAAGATTTTTATTCCGCTGACATCAGTGAGGTTTACGTTCAAAAACGAAAGTCGGTCGGTGCGAATCATGCGCGGATAGGTCTGCCGCTGCCAACCTATGTCTCGTCGATGTATCGCTCGCTGAGAATTTGGACAGACGTCCTTTATGACCACCGCCTGGAACCGGAACGCTATGCCCGTTCGCTCAAGGCGGTGACCAAGTTGATCATGTTGGACACGGCAATTGTGGTCGATACTTTTATGCGGCAAACCAATTGCATCATTGCCGAGCAGCATGATTCGTTGATGCAGATGTCGACTCCGGTAACGGAAGTCTGGAACGACATCTTAATGTTGCCGATCGTCGGCATCATCGATTCCAAGCGCGCCCAAGACATCATGACGGCCGTGTTGCACAAGATTGCCGACACGCATTCGCGCTGTCTCATTCTCGATATTAGCGGTGTTGCGGTGGTCGATACGGCCGTGGCAAATCACTTGATTAAAATCACCAAAGCAACTCGCCTGATGGGCTGCACCTGCACGATCTCAGGCGTTTCGCCGGCAATCGCCCAGACGATTGTGGAACTTGGCATCAATGTAGGAGACATACGAACAACAGCAACACTTAAGGACGCCCTGCGGGATGCGTTCAATGATTTGAAACTGGTATTACACGAAGACGGAACTTCTCCATGATTCACGATTCCGCGGAAGTACCGCGCATCCCCATGCAACTCGCCAGCGGTTGCCTGGTAGCGTCGATCCAAATCGATTTGAACGACGAGGTTTTGTTCCGCTTCAAAAGAGACCTTTTGGAAGAGATACGCCTGACACAAACACGGGCCGTATTACTCGATGTGTCGGGCGTGGACATTATGGACCGAATCGAGTTCGAGGCGATCTGCGAGATCATGCGGATGTCTCGATTAATGGGAGCACGTTCTATGCTTGTTGGCGTGAAACCTGAGATCGCTTGTTCGCTGATGGACTTCGATCTGGATTTCACCCAGATGGAAACGGCCCTGACGCTCGATTTGGCGTTTGAGAAACTGCATGCAAATGGGCACAGTAACGGAGGCCGCCACGAGTCAATGTGATGAACCTGCCGGAGATGCGGATATGGATCAGTACGGAAGCCAATTTAGCTCGTTCAATCGTGGCTTCTCGCAAAATGGCTGAATCGGCCGGACTTCAGGCAAACCAGGTGGCATTGGTCGCAACGGCCGTATCGGAACTCGCCCGCAATATCATCAAGTACGCTCACCACGGCGAAGTGATCCTTCGCTATATCACTCACGGACCGAAAC includes:
- a CDS encoding LysR family transcriptional regulator, whose translation is MEIHQLRYFVAVAELENFTRAAEQCHVTQPSLSQQIAKLERELGTRLLDRLGRTVVLTDSGKELLPRARRILKEVDSAEGWFKKPEGPEAISLRVGALPTIAPFQLPGIIQHFRQEMPQVTLTLVEDYTDHLLDRLLKGTLDVAILALPIDDPRIQVEPLFREALMVALPPSHPLADKPSLSFNQVRQEPFVLLHEVHCLGEQILGFCRQQEFQPHVVCESAQISTIQELIRLGVGISLLPEMAIDPADKTCVYRPIRKIQPFRTIAAAWNRHRTVTPPQNLLLDILRREETTASK
- a CDS encoding adenylate/guanylate cyclase domain-containing protein; this encodes MHNPHPRPHEPQGPAGVSLSIFVDGQQQPIYDDQLGQEVFELGLQQRIILGRQDVAKGDPGPFRTITFTDHRKLIITSFQQREISRRSLEIAPDAAGNYLRVGNIGNHEVPMSPSSEGRIAHQQVRTFVTSELVQNPVRLMIGDHLAIQLSGHGAPVEHNYSEHSPTNISQSVADVAMMIRQSRLEDGYATPSGPSSADVERILGAVSDVLEKAASSPDFFSSAAENVCKLGNFDSCSYLGLDQLANQWQCEATWPATDSAEIEGPVFDSQALEYIWSNRQTWSTPAGEGEEHPQERVVVTPVVSHESVVGALYASKRPGQLGDDIMADCEVKFVEVIRDCLTVGLERLKKEQEAAKQQVCLAQFFPPGIADRILYDETLLETREENITVLFCDIRGFSTISSALGSVQTLQWLREVLGELSESVIRHDGVLLEYVGDELVAMWGAPDHQPEHPNLACQAAIDMIGKLDQLNQLWSDRIPDELLPFGLTIGINTGDCVVGKKGTDYKYMWGPLGPTVNIASRIQGATKQFCPKQERDEAGTLYYPPEILITESTRLGVTTNMPTRFLGTIKVVNIPDPVRVYELSARASGSWTQLRQNYEAAYRQFEERNFLEALNTLDGISKVEECQSDGPTKCLRDRALMLLQNPKLVGKEHPVWMLDQK
- a CDS encoding DUF1444 family protein; this translates as MDLLRYLFGSSKRDQFAERLMHRVKQAGENREIRYEKQAYQFSFFDQGELAGVANLGNIFREYDRLPENEQEAYLGQITRAILSHHKSIPEEFEDARPDILPIVRSRAYLEIGNLERRLRGEQPAEFTSTIVGDHLLALPIFDLPEAMRTIDADRMNQWGRSIYELMEVALENLDEMVAAVTAINDRVFLFRNQDHYDASRLLLTDRIRQLDVQGLPVAMVPTRDCLIVTGDEDEIGLQLMHELVGQYIHDPRPISLTPCRLTDEGWETWLPPFGHPQHDAFCELHLQGHAAEYREQHEAIEVGFAQTGQEGFVANYYLHRDLKTRQLHSYCVWPECPHALLPKSDVVVFMDSSHMKPLASGTWEVVQAGLGSQMEDLKTYPPRYRVLGFPSEEALRKIGSIPRFRL
- a CDS encoding protoglobin domain-containing protein translates to MNSHCDLGNLSAGELRELYHVTEEDLELIVEYGKIVMPRLDTFISEFYEWLRTQPEFDLYFTDNATLHRVQSQQKRYWEDFYSADISEVYVQKRKSVGANHARIGLPLPTYVSSMYRSLRIWTDVLYDHRLEPERYARSLKAVTKLIMLDTAIVVDTFMRQTNCIIAEQHDSLMQMSTPVTEVWNDILMLPIVGIIDSKRAQDIMTAVLHKIADTHSRCLILDISGVAVVDTAVANHLIKITKATRLMGCTCTISGVSPAIAQTIVELGINVGDIRTTATLKDALRDAFNDLKLVLHEDGTSP
- a CDS encoding STAS domain-containing protein — translated: MIHDSAEVPRIPMQLASGCLVASIQIDLNDEVLFRFKRDLLEEIRLTQTRAVLLDVSGVDIMDRIEFEAICEIMRMSRLMGARSMLVGVKPEIACSLMDFDLDFTQMETALTLDLAFEKLHANGHSNGGRHESM
- a CDS encoding ATP-binding protein; this encodes MNLPEMRIWISTEANLARSIVASRKMAESAGLQANQVALVATAVSELARNIIKYAHHGEVILRYITHGPKQGIEVVAWDHGPGIECVESAMSDHHSTGGTLGLGLPGVKRLMDEFELESELGKGTRITVRKWK